One region of Acidobacteriota bacterium genomic DNA includes:
- a CDS encoding TonB-dependent receptor — MYHSLRRALAVALAAALFAPGVASAQDEASITGTVTDATGLILPGVTVEARDDAGNTQVTFTDGTGQYSFTGLAPGTYEVTFVLPGFNAPAQTVQVSDGATATASAEMEVGLEERVVVVGTRAQPRSVTESPVPVDVIQTGDFVSQGTTDLANQLRTVVPSFNINIQPISDAATIVRPANLRNLAPDHTLILVNGKRRHRAAVITWLGNGIADGSQGPDISVIPAIAIRQAEVLRDGAAAQYGSDAIAGVMNFQLKDARQGGSLEYRTGAYRDANPGDTSTCGSGVIGDIQHSCNGIGGHGRAYSVAGNAGLPLGPNGFLNLSFEYGNANPTNRSIQRNGAAGIISAGNDNVRNPAQVWGSPLIEDDLKLFGNFGSLFENGLQFYGHTNYASRKVTGGFYFRNPHTRSGVFRGDALADGTPTLRVGNVELAEYNRMHGTNDGYMGPGCPAIPIVGNVPDAGALAAVEADPNCWTLYSRFPGGFTPQFGGNMIDYSLVTGLRGFTSTGLNWDASVNIGSTEVDQFIFDTVNASLGYDTPTSFHPGIYGQDDVNLNFDISMPVTDIVNFAAGAEWRNEQFTIGAGGEPSWRIGPYAAQGFSSGSNGFNGYRADTTAGQWSRSNIAVYGDLEFNDPAGRWTFGTAVRLEDFEDFGTTTNGKVSTRYALNEAFSLRAAVSTGFRAPTPGQQNAFNVTTAFIGGELTNQGVVPATSAVAVARGGGQLQPEKSRNYSAGAVVEQGPFTFTADFFRIDIDDRVALTQEISLSEDEIVTLLAEGIPEARNFPVFRFFVNDFSTTTQGVDVISTLGLGSTTVSAVFNYTDTELKNIRSSVIDEFRIATLEQGLPNTRWNFSVNHAADRWRLTTRVSYYGSYWDSEDGRNAADLGEVSLPWLYAPYSGKALLDVELGIPFGAGAELAIGAENLLNAYPDVNPWGAHTVGNQYGQFSPFGFNGAYYYTRVSYGWGG; from the coding sequence ATGTACCACTCCCTGAGGAGAGCTCTTGCCGTAGCTCTCGCCGCTGCCTTGTTTGCGCCCGGCGTAGCCAGCGCGCAGGACGAGGCGTCCATTACCGGGACCGTCACTGACGCAACCGGGCTGATCCTGCCCGGCGTCACCGTGGAGGCGCGTGACGACGCCGGCAACACGCAGGTCACGTTCACCGACGGAACCGGCCAGTACTCGTTCACCGGGCTCGCGCCGGGCACCTACGAGGTGACCTTCGTCCTGCCCGGTTTCAACGCTCCCGCCCAGACGGTGCAGGTGAGCGACGGGGCCACCGCCACCGCGAGTGCGGAGATGGAAGTCGGACTCGAGGAGCGGGTCGTCGTCGTCGGCACCCGTGCGCAGCCGCGCTCGGTGACCGAGTCGCCGGTACCCGTCGACGTCATCCAGACGGGTGATTTCGTCAGTCAGGGCACAACCGACCTCGCAAACCAGTTGCGGACCGTCGTGCCGTCGTTCAACATCAACATCCAGCCGATCAGCGACGCGGCCACCATCGTCCGTCCGGCCAACCTGCGCAACCTTGCTCCGGACCACACGCTCATCCTGGTCAACGGCAAGCGCCGGCACCGCGCCGCGGTCATTACGTGGCTCGGAAACGGCATCGCGGACGGCTCGCAGGGACCCGACATCTCCGTCATTCCCGCCATCGCCATTCGGCAGGCGGAGGTGCTGCGCGACGGCGCGGCGGCGCAGTACGGCTCCGACGCCATCGCCGGCGTCATGAACTTCCAGCTCAAGGACGCGCGTCAGGGAGGCAGCCTGGAATACCGCACCGGCGCCTACCGTGACGCCAATCCGGGCGACACGTCGACCTGCGGGTCGGGCGTAATCGGCGACATCCAGCATTCGTGCAACGGCATCGGCGGACATGGCCGGGCCTATAGCGTCGCCGGCAACGCGGGTCTGCCGCTCGGCCCGAACGGGTTCCTGAACCTCAGCTTCGAGTACGGCAACGCGAATCCGACGAACCGCAGCATCCAGCGCAACGGCGCTGCCGGGATCATCTCGGCCGGCAACGACAACGTCCGGAATCCCGCCCAGGTGTGGGGCTCGCCGCTGATCGAGGACGACCTGAAGCTGTTCGGCAACTTCGGCAGCCTCTTCGAGAACGGCCTGCAGTTCTACGGCCACACCAACTATGCCAGCCGCAAGGTAACCGGCGGCTTCTACTTCCGGAATCCCCACACCCGCAGCGGCGTGTTCCGCGGGGACGCGCTGGCGGACGGAACCCCGACCCTGCGTGTCGGCAACGTCGAGCTGGCGGAGTACAACCGGATGCACGGCACCAACGACGGGTACATGGGACCGGGTTGCCCCGCGATTCCCATCGTCGGCAACGTGCCCGACGCCGGCGCCCTGGCCGCGGTGGAAGCCGACCCGAACTGCTGGACGCTCTACAGCCGGTTCCCCGGCGGCTTCACGCCACAGTTCGGCGGCAACATGATCGACTATTCGCTGGTCACCGGACTTCGGGGCTTCACGAGCACCGGCCTGAACTGGGACGCGAGCGTGAACATCGGCAGCACCGAAGTCGATCAGTTCATCTTCGATACCGTCAACGCGTCCCTCGGCTACGACACGCCCACCTCGTTCCACCCCGGCATCTACGGGCAGGACGACGTCAACCTGAACTTCGACATCTCCATGCCGGTCACCGACATCGTCAACTTCGCGGCGGGCGCGGAGTGGCGTAACGAGCAGTTCACCATCGGCGCGGGCGGCGAACCCTCGTGGAGAATCGGCCCGTACGCGGCGCAGGGATTCAGCTCCGGGTCGAACGGCTTCAACGGTTACCGGGCCGACACGACGGCCGGGCAGTGGAGCCGGAGCAACATCGCCGTCTACGGCGACCTGGAGTTCAACGATCCGGCCGGCCGGTGGACGTTCGGCACGGCGGTCCGCCTGGAGGACTTCGAGGACTTCGGCACGACGACGAACGGCAAGGTCTCCACCCGCTACGCATTGAACGAGGCCTTCTCCCTCCGCGCGGCGGTCAGCACCGGGTTCCGGGCGCCGACCCCGGGGCAGCAGAACGCCTTCAACGTCACGACCGCGTTCATCGGCGGCGAGCTGACCAACCAGGGCGTCGTACCGGCCACCTCCGCCGTCGCGGTGGCGCGCGGCGGCGGGCAACTCCAGCCGGAGAAGTCGCGCAACTACAGCGCGGGCGCCGTGGTCGAGCAGGGACCGTTCACGTTCACGGCCGATTTCTTCCGCATCGACATCGACGACCGGGTGGCGCTTACGCAGGAGATCAGCCTGTCCGAAGACGAGATCGTGACCCTGCTCGCGGAGGGCATCCCCGAGGCGCGCAACTTCCCGGTGTTCCGGTTCTTCGTGAACGACTTTTCGACCACCACCCAGGGGGTCGACGTGATCTCGACGCTGGGGCTTGGGAGCACGACGGTCAGTGCCGTCTTCAACTACACCGACACCGAACTGAAGAACATCCGGAGCTCGGTCATCGACGAGTTCCGTATCGCGACGCTGGAGCAGGGGCTGCCCAACACCCGGTGGAACTTTAGCGTCAATCATGCCGCCGACCGCTGGCGGCTGACGACGCGGGTCAGCTACTACGGCTCGTACTGGGACAGCGAAGATGGCAGGAACGCGGCCGACCTGGGCGAGGTTTCGCTCCCGTGGCTGTACGCTCCTTATTCCGGCAAGGCTCTCCTGGACGTCGAACTCGGCATTCCGTTCGGCGCCGGAGCAGAGCTGGCGATTGGGGCCGAGAACCTGCTGAACGCGTATCCCGACGTCAATCCGTGGGGCGCCCACACCGTGGGCAACCAGTACGGCCAGTTCTCGCCGTTCGGCTTCAACGGCGCCTACTACTACACCCGGGTCAGCTACGGCTGGGGCGGGTAG
- a CDS encoding universal stress protein, which produces MKLDRILVPTDFSETAQHALDYARDLAQTFGAEVHLLHVVPDPVAQGWAGEATGMVIPDLLRTWEADSDQRLQDIAIEGVTIERVTAVGHDFVEILKYASGNGIDLIVMGTHGRGAVKHMLLGSVAEKVVRKAPCPVLTVRHPGYEFIMPTMPVMTVA; this is translated from the coding sequence ATGAAGCTCGACAGGATCCTCGTGCCGACCGACTTCAGCGAGACGGCGCAGCACGCCCTGGACTACGCCCGCGACCTGGCGCAGACGTTCGGCGCGGAAGTGCACCTGTTGCACGTCGTGCCGGATCCCGTAGCCCAGGGCTGGGCGGGTGAGGCTACCGGGATGGTCATCCCCGACCTTCTGAGAACGTGGGAAGCGGATTCGGACCAGCGCCTGCAGGACATAGCGATCGAGGGTGTGACGATCGAACGGGTGACGGCGGTGGGTCACGACTTCGTGGAGATCCTGAAGTACGCCAGCGGGAACGGCATCGACCTGATCGTCATGGGTACTCACGGCCGCGGGGCCGTGAAGCACATGCTGCTCGGCAGCGTTGCCGAGAAGGTGGTCCGCAAGGCGCCCTGTCCGGTCCTCACGGTGCGCCATCCGGGCTACGAGTTCATCATGCCGACCATGCCGGTGATGACGGTCGCCTGA
- a CDS encoding alpha/beta fold hydrolase, translating into MRTFNLGARRGLPGALVLTLVMTAPVSEVKAQPALDLQDCRPEGVSVPARCGSLTVFEDRAAGAGRTIDLNIVVIPAVSDSPEPDPLFFLAGGPGQAATDLAQVVLSRFANVRRGRDIVFVDQRGTGGSGGMTCAFFETELDEPEISESLQVDTLGLDDLRDCLAEIAAVADPRQYTTPIAMDDLDDVRAALGYETINLYGGSYGTRAGLIYMRRHPERVRSAVLDGLAPVSMRLPSNMNDDGHRALDRLFADCEADAGCREAFPDLPETFARVIEDLEANPRLLTTTHPRTGEPFEMALSAPRFASGLRGVLYSPLIASLLPWTITRAAEADFGPFLAQVIPLADASGQINPGMFLSVICAEDLSQLADDDVEALAANGILGRLQIETFASACTVWPAGELPADYFEPVRSDAPTLLLSGDLDPVTPPRWGDEVLAGLSNARHVVAPGAGHGVIARGCADDVVADFIEAGTHAGLDVSCLERIRRPPFMLSAAGTDP; encoded by the coding sequence ATGCGGACTTTCAACCTCGGTGCGCGGCGCGGGCTCCCAGGCGCACTGGTCCTCACGCTCGTCATGACGGCCCCGGTGTCGGAGGTGAAGGCCCAGCCGGCGCTCGATCTTCAGGACTGCCGTCCGGAGGGAGTCTCCGTGCCGGCCCGTTGCGGTTCGCTCACGGTTTTCGAAGATCGCGCCGCGGGCGCCGGGCGGACCATCGACCTGAATATCGTGGTGATCCCGGCCGTTTCCGACAGTCCCGAGCCGGATCCGCTCTTCTTCCTGGCCGGAGGTCCGGGCCAGGCCGCCACCGACCTCGCGCAAGTGGTGCTCTCCCGATTTGCGAACGTGCGACGGGGCCGCGACATCGTCTTCGTCGACCAGCGAGGCACCGGCGGATCCGGGGGAATGACCTGCGCGTTCTTCGAGACCGAGCTGGACGAGCCGGAGATCAGCGAGTCGCTGCAGGTCGACACGCTGGGGCTCGATGACCTGCGCGACTGCCTCGCGGAGATCGCGGCCGTCGCCGACCCGCGTCAGTACACGACCCCGATCGCGATGGACGACCTGGATGACGTCCGCGCGGCGCTCGGCTACGAGACGATCAACCTGTACGGCGGGTCCTACGGCACTCGCGCCGGCCTGATCTACATGCGCCGGCATCCGGAGCGGGTCCGATCGGCCGTGCTCGACGGGTTGGCCCCGGTCTCGATGCGACTGCCGTCGAACATGAACGACGACGGACACCGGGCGCTGGATCGCCTGTTTGCCGACTGCGAGGCCGACGCCGGCTGCCGCGAGGCGTTTCCCGACCTGCCGGAGACGTTTGCACGTGTCATCGAGGATCTGGAGGCGAATCCGCGCCTGCTCACGACGACGCATCCGCGTACCGGCGAACCGTTCGAAATGGCGCTCAGCGCTCCCCGCTTCGCCAGCGGACTGCGCGGCGTCCTCTACAGCCCGCTCATCGCGAGCCTGTTGCCCTGGACCATCACGCGGGCGGCGGAAGCAGACTTCGGGCCGTTCCTCGCGCAGGTCATCCCACTGGCCGACGCCAGCGGGCAAATCAACCCGGGCATGTTCCTCTCGGTCATCTGCGCCGAGGACCTGTCGCAACTCGCCGATGATGACGTGGAGGCCCTCGCGGCGAACGGAATTCTCGGACGCCTTCAGATCGAGACGTTCGCCAGCGCGTGCACCGTCTGGCCGGCCGGGGAGTTGCCGGCCGACTATTTCGAGCCGGTTCGCTCCGATGCCCCGACGCTGCTGCTGTCAGGCGACCTCGACCCGGTGACGCCGCCGCGTTGGGGTGATGAAGTGCTCGCGGGCCTGAGCAACGCTCGCCACGTCGTCGCGCCGGGCGCCGGCCACGGTGTCATCGCCCGCGGCTGCGCCGATGACGTCGTCGCTGACTTCATCGAGGCGGGCACGCACGCTGGTCTGGACGTGAGCTGTCTCGAGCGGATCCGAAGACCGCCATTCATGCTTTCCGCCGCGGGTACCGATCCATGA
- a CDS encoding phytoene synthase, producing MTSAPVESRESDLTYQAAILQRVSRTFALTIPRLPNGLRDVVANVYLLCRIADAIEDEPALTLEQKRSFSERFVDLVHGRGDAADFAGELGALLSRETPDAEHDLIANAPRVIRITRACRDPQRQAIERCIRIMSNGMVEFQEYGTAAGLRDVPHLERYCYCVAGVVGETATALYCDYCVELQERREELLALAVSFGQGLQITNILKDVWDDQRRGACWLPRDLFAPPGREWEGPSADQADARFVDGLVKLLTIARSRLADGLQFILLIPARETGIRRHLLWTLGLAVLTWRRLCTTPSFRKGENISLSRVRVGAGMLLISAVAGSDRALKLLFRAATRGLPPGALADSQDEA from the coding sequence ATGACGAGCGCGCCGGTGGAATCGAGAGAGAGCGACCTCACCTACCAGGCGGCGATCCTGCAGCGTGTCTCGCGCACGTTCGCCCTCACCATTCCCCGGCTTCCGAACGGCCTGCGCGACGTGGTGGCCAACGTCTATCTCCTTTGCCGGATAGCGGACGCCATCGAGGACGAGCCGGCACTCACACTGGAACAGAAGCGCTCGTTCTCGGAACGCTTCGTCGATCTGGTGCACGGCCGCGGCGACGCGGCGGACTTTGCGGGCGAACTCGGCGCACTGCTCTCACGGGAAACCCCCGACGCTGAACACGACCTCATCGCCAACGCGCCGCGCGTGATCCGCATAACGCGGGCATGCCGTGATCCTCAACGCCAGGCGATCGAACGGTGCATCCGGATCATGTCCAACGGGATGGTCGAATTCCAGGAGTACGGAACCGCCGCCGGCCTGAGGGACGTGCCGCACCTGGAACGGTACTGCTACTGCGTCGCGGGCGTGGTCGGTGAAACCGCGACCGCGCTGTACTGCGACTACTGCGTCGAGCTGCAGGAGAGGCGCGAAGAGCTGCTCGCGCTCGCGGTCTCTTTCGGCCAGGGGCTGCAAATCACCAACATTCTCAAGGACGTGTGGGACGACCAACGGCGCGGCGCGTGCTGGCTGCCGCGAGACCTGTTCGCCCCCCCGGGACGCGAGTGGGAAGGACCGTCGGCCGATCAGGCGGACGCCCGTTTCGTCGACGGGCTCGTCAAGCTGCTGACGATCGCGCGCAGCCGCCTTGCGGACGGACTACAGTTCATCCTGCTTATCCCCGCCCGCGAAACCGGCATCCGCCGACACCTTCTGTGGACCCTCGGGCTGGCCGTGCTGACCTGGCGGCGCCTGTGCACGACCCCTTCCTTCAGGAAAGGCGAGAACATCAGCCTGTCGCGCGTGCGGGTGGGCGCGGGGATGCTCCTGATCAGCGCCGTCGCCGGTTCGGATCGGGCATTGAAGCTGCTCTTCCGGGCGGCTACCCGGGGACTTCCACCCGGTGCGTTGGCGGATTCGCAGGATGAAGCGTAA
- a CDS encoding CRTAC1 family protein, translating into MRRQLTGAGSVGAAAAVWFAFSPVTAAPPVTFSDATAAAGIDFTHTTGAFGEKYLPETLGGGAVWIDADGDGWQDLFLVNSTNWPGRGAATPSAFYRNDTDGTFTEAAAMAGLDEPLYGIGGAAADYDNDGDVDLYVTALGPNRLYRNRGDGTFEDATVAARVGDPGFSTSAIWWDYDADGDLDLFVVNYVEWSAETDLFCTLDGSTKSYCTPESYRGQSGTLYRNQGDGTFEDVTVAAGVSTPTSKGLGVAMLDADDDGRMDLFVANDTEPDQLFRNQGDGTFEDIGVVAGVAYSETGVARAGMGVDAADYDDSGRPSLVIGHFSNEMMALFHNEGGLFLDEAPRSALGRATLLTLTFGCFFFDADLDGRLDIFAANGHVADDVERLQSRVTHAQAPQLFHNTGGGRFEEVTDGGDALAAPMVGRGAAYADYDRDGDLDIIVTVNGGPARLLRNDLNGAANLIRLTLRGTGANRSGIGARVEATVGGETRRRVVKSGSSYASQSELPVTVGLGAAARADNVRIVWPGGAVDDLGAVEANREIVIGQGAGIVETIPIERRNQ; encoded by the coding sequence TTGAGACGGCAACTGACAGGTGCAGGCAGCGTCGGGGCCGCCGCGGCGGTCTGGTTTGCATTCTCGCCGGTGACGGCCGCCCCGCCGGTCACCTTCAGCGACGCCACCGCCGCCGCCGGCATCGACTTCACGCACACGACCGGCGCGTTCGGTGAGAAGTACCTGCCCGAGACGCTCGGGGGCGGCGCCGTCTGGATCGACGCCGATGGCGACGGCTGGCAGGACCTCTTCCTCGTGAACTCGACCAACTGGCCGGGGCGGGGCGCCGCGACACCGTCCGCCTTCTACCGCAACGACACCGACGGCACGTTCACCGAAGCTGCCGCCATGGCCGGCCTGGACGAGCCGCTCTACGGCATCGGTGGGGCAGCGGCCGACTACGACAACGATGGTGACGTGGACTTGTACGTCACCGCCCTCGGTCCGAACCGGCTCTACCGCAACCGGGGCGACGGCACGTTCGAGGATGCGACGGTGGCGGCACGTGTCGGCGATCCAGGATTCTCCACGAGCGCGATCTGGTGGGACTACGACGCGGACGGTGACCTGGATCTGTTCGTCGTCAACTACGTCGAGTGGTCGGCCGAGACGGACCTCTTCTGCACGCTCGACGGTTCGACGAAGTCCTACTGCACGCCCGAGTCATACAGGGGACAGTCCGGCACCCTCTACCGCAACCAGGGTGACGGCACGTTCGAGGACGTGACGGTGGCCGCCGGCGTCTCGACGCCGACCTCCAAGGGTCTCGGCGTCGCGATGCTGGATGCCGACGACGACGGCCGGATGGACCTGTTCGTCGCGAACGACACGGAGCCGGATCAGCTGTTTCGCAACCAGGGTGACGGCACGTTCGAAGACATCGGTGTCGTTGCCGGCGTCGCCTACAGCGAAACGGGGGTGGCGCGGGCCGGGATGGGCGTGGACGCCGCGGACTACGACGACTCGGGACGTCCCAGCCTCGTGATCGGTCACTTCTCGAACGAGATGATGGCGCTGTTCCACAACGAGGGCGGGCTCTTCCTGGACGAGGCGCCCCGCTCGGCGCTCGGCCGGGCGACGCTCCTGACGCTCACCTTCGGCTGTTTTTTCTTCGATGCCGATCTGGACGGCCGTCTGGACATCTTCGCCGCGAACGGCCACGTGGCGGACGATGTCGAACGGCTACAGTCACGCGTCACGCACGCGCAGGCCCCGCAGCTGTTCCACAACACCGGCGGCGGACGGTTCGAGGAGGTGACTGACGGTGGCGACGCGCTCGCGGCGCCGATGGTGGGGCGGGGCGCGGCGTACGCCGACTACGACCGCGATGGCGACCTCGACATCATCGTCACCGTGAACGGCGGTCCGGCGCGCCTGCTTCGGAACGACCTGAACGGCGCTGCAAACCTGATCCGCCTGACGCTGCGCGGGACCGGCGCCAACCGGAGCGGCATCGGAGCGCGGGTGGAAGCCACGGTTGGCGGCGAGACGCGGCGGCGCGTGGTCAAGTCGGGATCGAGTTACGCGTCGCAGAGCGAGCTGCCCGTCACCGTCGGTCTGGGCGCCGCCGCCCGCGCCGACAATGTCCGCATCGTCTGGCCGGGCGGTGCGGTCGATGATCTCGGGGCGGTGGAGGCGAACCGGGAGATCGTGATCGGCCAGGGGGCAGGCATCGTGGAGACCATCCCAATCGAACGGAGAAATCAGTGA
- a CDS encoding acyl-CoA desaturase — MTGALTETEAAAEPDQIDWLRNLPFILLQLGCLAVFWTGVSEFALAVGAVTLAARMFGLTAGYHRYFCHRAFKTSRVFQFVLAWLGASAAQRGPLWWAGHHRWHHRHSDTAEDVHPPGVRGILWAHAGWIMSKRNDRTRIEWIRDFAAYRELRWLDANHYVAPVSLGVALFLLGAWLAAAYPALGTNGPQLVVVGLLCSTTLLYHCTFAVNSIGHTVGSRRYVTRDNSRNSFWLALVTAGEGWHNNHHRYPASERQGFYWWEIDLTHYGVVLLSWLRLVWDVRGPSADVLREGNRQG; from the coding sequence GTGACTGGGGCTTTGACGGAGACGGAGGCGGCCGCGGAGCCCGATCAGATTGACTGGTTGCGCAATCTGCCCTTCATCCTGCTGCAACTCGGATGCCTTGCCGTCTTCTGGACCGGTGTCTCAGAGTTCGCACTAGCGGTTGGGGCCGTTACCCTGGCCGCGCGGATGTTCGGCCTGACCGCCGGCTACCACCGCTACTTCTGTCACCGCGCGTTCAAGACGAGCCGGGTCTTTCAGTTCGTCCTGGCGTGGCTCGGCGCGTCGGCGGCGCAGCGCGGGCCGCTCTGGTGGGCGGGCCACCACCGGTGGCACCACCGCCACTCGGACACCGCCGAGGATGTCCACCCGCCCGGTGTCAGGGGGATCCTCTGGGCCCATGCCGGTTGGATCATGAGCAAGCGCAACGATCGGACACGGATCGAGTGGATCCGCGACTTCGCGGCCTACCGGGAGCTGCGCTGGCTCGACGCAAACCACTACGTCGCGCCGGTCAGCCTGGGTGTCGCGCTCTTCCTGCTTGGCGCGTGGCTCGCGGCGGCATACCCGGCACTGGGGACGAATGGACCGCAACTGGTCGTGGTCGGTCTCCTGTGCAGCACGACGCTGCTGTATCACTGCACGTTCGCGGTCAACTCGATCGGCCACACCGTCGGCAGCCGCCGTTACGTGACGCGTGACAACAGCCGGAACAGCTTCTGGCTGGCGCTTGTCACGGCAGGCGAGGGGTGGCACAACAATCACCACCGGTACCCGGCGTCGGAGCGGCAGGGCTTCTACTGGTGGGAGATCGATCTGACGCACTACGGCGTCGTGCTGCTGTCCTGGCTCCGGTTGGTCTGGGACGTGCGGGGGCCGTCAGCCGACGTATTGCGCGAAGGCAACCGCCAAGGTTAG
- a CDS encoding ATP-binding cassette domain-containing protein — MIEVRGLERRFGDVVAVDGVSFIARDGRITGLLGPNGAGKTTTLRTLYGLLRPDAGSVAVDGTDAVADPLAVQRLIGVLPDAHGLYVRLTAREHLRYVGELHALDAATVERSIDRLVELLDMGEIIDRRVQGFSTGERMKVAVGRALVHDPPNLLLDEPTNGLDVMSTRAMRELIRRLKDAGKCVLFSSHIMQEVSALCDEIVIVARGRAIAHGSPAELCQQAGQDDLEEAFVRIIGTDEGLQ, encoded by the coding sequence ATGATCGAAGTTCGAGGTCTGGAGCGCCGTTTCGGCGACGTGGTGGCGGTGGACGGAGTCAGCTTCATCGCGCGCGACGGCCGCATTACCGGCCTCCTCGGCCCGAACGGCGCCGGTAAGACCACGACCTTGCGCACCCTCTACGGCCTGCTTCGCCCCGACGCGGGCAGCGTCGCCGTCGACGGGACGGATGCGGTTGCCGACCCGCTTGCCGTACAGCGGCTTATCGGCGTCCTGCCCGACGCGCACGGGCTCTACGTCCGCCTCACCGCCCGCGAACATCTCCGCTACGTGGGAGAGTTGCACGCCCTCGATGCCGCGACGGTCGAGAGGTCGATCGACCGTCTCGTGGAACTCCTGGACATGGGCGAGATCATCGACCGCCGCGTGCAGGGTTTCTCGACCGGCGAACGGATGAAGGTCGCGGTGGGGCGGGCCCTCGTGCACGACCCGCCAAACCTGCTGCTTGACGAGCCGACCAACGGCCTCGACGTGATGAGCACGCGCGCGATGCGCGAGTTGATCCGGCGGCTGAAGGACGCGGGAAAGTGTGTCCTCTTCTCCAGTCACATCATGCAGGAAGTCTCGGCGCTCTGTGACGAGATCGTCATCGTGGCCCGCGGCAGGGCCATTGCCCACGGCTCGCCGGCCGAGTTGTGCCAGCAAGCCGGGCAGGATGATCTCGAGGAGGCATTCGTGCGGATCATCGGCACCGACGAGGGACTGCAATGA
- a CDS encoding squalene/phytoene synthase family protein codes for MAAGSSNGSTSGDIAYQTKILQGVARTFALTIAQLPHPLADAVGNTYLLCRIADTIEDEPTLSWAQKDAFSKRFADLVAGREDPAPFARELGAMLSPATTGPEQDLIANTPRVLRITGRLNPAQRSAIERCVRIMARGMVEFQRTASTDGLRDIDHLNRYCYHVAGVVGETLTALFCDYSDEMDERRDELFALAVSFGQGLQMINILKDMWDDRRRGVSWLPRDVFRANGVEVGSISSGRADPGFVNGVGKLVAITRRHLADALRYVLIIPRHETGIRRSCLWPLGIAVLTLRRIHRKPAFTSGHEVKVSRRSVWAIAFATGIAARSNTALRLLFRLLGYGLPKTAPA; via the coding sequence ATGGCCGCCGGCTCTTCCAACGGGTCCACGAGCGGCGACATCGCGTACCAGACGAAGATCCTTCAGGGTGTTGCCCGCACCTTCGCGCTCACCATCGCGCAGTTGCCGCACCCGCTCGCCGACGCGGTGGGAAACACCTACCTGCTGTGCCGCATCGCGGACACCATAGAGGACGAGCCGACCCTCTCCTGGGCGCAGAAGGATGCCTTCTCGAAGCGCTTCGCCGACCTCGTCGCGGGCCGGGAAGACCCGGCGCCGTTCGCGCGCGAGCTGGGCGCGATGCTGTCGCCGGCGACAACCGGGCCCGAGCAGGACCTGATCGCCAATACTCCCCGCGTGCTCCGCATCACGGGACGCCTGAACCCGGCGCAGCGCAGTGCGATCGAGCGGTGCGTGCGGATCATGGCGCGCGGAATGGTGGAGTTCCAGCGCACGGCGAGCACCGACGGGCTGCGGGACATCGACCACCTGAACCGGTATTGCTACCACGTAGCCGGCGTGGTCGGCGAGACCCTGACCGCGCTGTTCTGCGACTACTCCGACGAGATGGACGAACGCCGCGACGAGCTGTTCGCGCTGGCCGTCTCGTTCGGCCAGGGCCTGCAGATGATCAATATCCTCAAGGACATGTGGGACGACCGGCGGCGCGGCGTGAGCTGGCTGCCACGAGACGTCTTTCGCGCGAACGGCGTCGAAGTGGGCTCCATCTCCTCCGGCCGGGCCGATCCCGGTTTCGTCAATGGCGTGGGGAAGCTGGTGGCGATCACCCGGCGTCACCTCGCGGACGCACTGCGGTACGTACTGATCATCCCGCGCCACGAGACCGGCATCCGTCGTTCCTGCCTCTGGCCGTTGGGGATCGCGGTGCTGACGTTGCGGCGCATCCACCGGAAGCCGGCGTTCACGAGCGGGCATGAGGTCAAGGTCTCACGTCGCAGCGTATGGGCGATCGCGTTCGCAACGGGCATCGCGGCGCGGTCCAACACGGCCCTCAGGCTGCTCTTCAGGCTGCTTGGCTACGGCCTTCCGAAAACCGCGCCAGCCTGA